The DNA segment TATATCGTGCTGCCTGGCTTTGTACCCTTTGTAGTCCAAGTGACTGTTTTTTTCCTGCAGGTAGAACTGGATCCAGCTGTGAAAACCAATAATTTGTGGTCCAGTTTTCATCTCTCCCACAAACACGTGCTCGAATCCACAAGAGTCCAGCCTGTGGAATTTCGTTTAGAAAATAAAGCCATGCTTCAAAACTTTCTACAGATACACAAGTGAGACTAACAAATAGACCTGAGCATCGGGTGTTTTGTCACCTCACCCACTGTTACTTTGTCTGTGGTACAGGTTGAACCAGATCAAATACAGCTGGCTTTTAAATTGCCGCAAGTCAGAGCTGGACTGTCCCTTACTGACCAGGTACTTATGAGCACGCTGTGAAGAAATCACATTAATgcaatcaaaaaataaataaattcttacACTGTGTAACATAAGCCAGAAGGCCACATGAGAACACACCTGCATCGACCAAAatgatttcaattttttttatgttcttcATGCACAttttaacaaacacttgtcaGGTGAAAAACTGATTGTAAAGGTGTTTAGCACTTGATCTAAGACACTGATGGACATTAGGAGAGATTATAGTTAACCATCAGTTATTTGACAGTGGATTCTCTCtgcatgtctgtgtgtctatATGATAAGGTCCACAGAATGTagtcactttttattcaaagtaaGCTTTCACCTTTGCTACAACCTCCACTGACATCAATTTGATAGTCATTTTAATTCTAGAATGTTTAAAATTGTCCTTCACCACAGAGGGGATAGAGGCCTTTCATTTTGACCCAACTTGTGCATGGTAGTCTTTGTTTTCCCATTGAGATTAAAgaagataaatacatttttttttaataagaaatcttgattgttaaaatttgaatgagtagaagaagaaaagaaggacacaaaagaaaaaaagaaatacaaccaCCAAAGATTAGAGATGCAGACACTATGTTTTTGACATTGCAGTACTTTGGAGTTGTATCTGTTTCTACCTACAGTATTTAACAGACATGAGTGCACTCCTgtctaattttatttaaatgtcatatGATTCAAAATTGTATAGCCTCAATCATTTCATTGTCTAGGTGGACAGTGTTTCCTCTTTTGACAAATCAAAAACCCTCAGAAAGGCTACAGTATAATTAAATTATAGGGTTCAAAGTAGAAACCCAATGCAACAAACATAAGTATGAATACTCTTTAACCCTTAGAGCCCCACTGACTGTCTCCTGCATCCATATCCACTTTTCATCATGTATCTGTTAATAATGTATCATATCTTTACAAAGTGCTCTACACAAATATCTCAAATTCAGAAAGCTGagactgttctgaacattttgatatgcaacacatggcatTACTTAAAGTACTGTAAATGGGGAATTTCATAAATATtttttctgctttcctgttgcttaatgctgataaattataccgcAGGTGAAGTTTTTCTGGCCgagtgattctgcttttttcccctctctgtccaaggtgcagATAACGTCAcgggttggatttgatgactgcATAGTTTCTTAAATGGACTTGGAACATTCTCTGCCACGGAAACAGACCCACTGAATGGCATGAgcactgctggatgacccctgcctgtgttgcaaacaactgtgtggacttctcatcaaatgatttttttcttttgtaaagttgtgttatttctgtttgtgtttcttcagctttgtaaaactttgcaaaaaccttgtaactgttagaatggtctaagcagtgagtcacccctttgattctggtctgcttgaggtttcttccttaatattagagggagtttttgcttaccactgttgcctgtgtgcttgctgtgggggttggtaaggaaagaccttacttgtgtgattggttctatataaattaaataaattgaaactgaatggtaaaaatcaataataataataataataataataataataataataaaaacttacaagttttttttcccagataagtcaggtgatggatacaagaacatttACAATGACTAAATATTTCAGTAAGGAACTGTACAGTAATTTTGTGTAGAGCAggctcacttaaaaaaaaaaagatgcaagcgAGGGGAGCTTCCAAGACACTGATAACTGAAATACAAGCTTCTGTGGATGCGATGGGACAAGTTGGGCATATGGCAACTTTTGCACATTTCTTTACCGCTAAGGCTTCATGATGGACTATGCAACAAAGCAATTTGTGAAAaacaaattacacacacacacacacacacatatatatatacacacaaagatGTGAAATTTACACAGGGGAAACCATAAACTGACTTAatccattttcattttaaaaatttCCTCTCTGCCACTCATGAAGCTGTAACTAGCGAAGTAACATGCAAAGGTTGCTATCAgaccagtttctccagtcacatccacagaaacTCCTTCAGAGTAGTCATCTGCATCTTGGAAGCTTCCCTCACTGGTTTGGGTGGGGACGACATACTCTACATCTACCATTCCATTTGTTACCAACATATTAATTCCAGGACATATTCATATGTTCTTGTATCCATCCTTCAGTTGGGGGGAGTTGGCTATAAACGCAATGATTTAGATGCATTATATTAAAGGATGGTCATACTGGTACTGACACGTTGCATTGAGTTTCACACATATGGGTACTGTATGAAACACCACAACCCATGTGTGTAGTGTTTCATAAGGTACCTAGCCATCTCTGCATTATAATAACGAGCTAAGTTATCCGTTCTACGCGCACGGGTATAGAAGATTAATTTTAGCcaggtcattgtatatttcatgtcatttagttgaggtgtagtaagttgcattacattttgtgtgtcaattttcatagagcaattttgtCATTCAAtgaactcaagtgaatgatgattaaAAAGGTGGTATCATGTCATTATCACTGCAATGCCTGGCATGAAGTGCACAGTAGGTACATTTAAATGAAAAATGCTACCTCAACTCATACGCGGCACGCGCTGGGctgttcagattgtaattaaagtgcaccctagccagccgctactacatAGCAAGTAAAGTGttatgcttgctacctgacctgagtactacATGAACTGCGAaattaagggctccagtgagcaggtcgtgaTCTAATACAAGGCTGaccatgggtgtgtgtgtgtgtgttcgtgcatgAACACTTTCAACCAAAGTGCACCAGTGACCTCCCCTTTGGTGCcgaccagtcaccataccaagtttggtgtcgattgcttaattactgtggttgtgcatagcaaacacaaactgtgccacatacatacattgctatatatatatatatatatatatatatattttacattaagaCTTTTTACTTTTCATTTTAGCCAAACTAAGTGGGTGTGAAGACAAATTATTCTCCTGTAAGAAATGAACAAGTACTTaaaccataatttttttttttttttttaaaaaagctgttcaaTATGTTCCCACAGCTGCAGCTGTCACACAACAAACGCATCTTCTTCCAAGTACAGCGTGTTCTGCatgttagcatttttttttcccccttttgttcCCAGTGGCAGTCTTTGGTGAGACTGAAGCATTCCACAGTTGCACACAGATGTTCGGATTGTCATACGGAGCGAGTCAGGAAGAGACAAAGCTCCCCAAAGAGATCAGCTGCTGCCCTCAAAtcacaaagacaaaaacagactGCAGGCAGTGTCGGAGAACAAAAACACATACAGTGACACCTTACTtggagattaaaaacacaacaacaaactgaAGTGTTTGTCACATGGAACTGGTTCAGACTGTCAAATGTACCTTCATTACATCAGTCTCCAAGACAGCATCCAGGAAAAGAGTATTCTCAGTCAGCTCCTCTGCTGTGACTCGCTCGGTCACCACCTGTAGACCTTCATAGTATCCAAGAGCTCCATGAACCCTGCAGTAAGAATGTGATTCAGTGAAGCAAAATCTATAACCAACCTGCACACACATGAATATAAAGTAAAAAGTCACACAGAAGAATTAGAAGGTAGTGACTCACGTGAAAAGGTGGTTATGTTCCTCAGTCGGGTCTCATTGACGTGTGAGAATAGAGGCTGTGAGGCATGATCCTGCACTACGTGACTGCCTGAGCTTACGAAACCAGCTTTATTCTAGACACGGCAAACAGAACAAGAACTCTTCAGAAACTGTGGCAGAAATGGTCTTAAAATgagtgaaaacctgctccacaccTGAACGGAGATGGTGTAGTCAACTCTAGGGGTCATACGGTTCACATCCAGACTCCACAGCTCGTTGAAGAGTCTGGATATTCCTGGTTGACAGTTGGTCTGCCTCAAGGAAAAAGTCACCATCAATGCAGAAAACTTAAGCTCTCCCTCACTACATTTAGTCAAAAGGAAACtggggaagaaagaaaaaaaaaaaaaaatctacagctGTACCTTGACGCATTCAGTCCAACGACAAACGCAGCGAGGAAAAATACTCTGCAGATTCTGCACATATTTGACACATTAAAATGATATACACAGAAACACTGTTTTTCAAGTTAAAGTTTTCAGCTTGTAGAAAAGTAAACAAATGTAACTGTCGGGCCAGTTTCTCTAcagagaaacagaagacaaacacatGAGCTAAAATAGTCTCATTACCTTTATACAATTAAAAGAACTAAAAACAGAAACTCACTTTGCCCCCATGTTCTTCTCAAAAGCCTCCACTCGTGTAGCTCAGAGAGCAGTAAAGAAGTTAGTACTTCCACCCCAAAACCTCGGTCAGACGCAATCTGTCTGACCAACAGGGGGCGCTGTGCCACACAATctgatgttcattcattcattcattggaggggctggagcctatcccagcagtcatagggtgagtaAAGAAAGGAAAAGTGGCAAAT comes from the Thalassophryne amazonica chromosome 8, fThaAma1.1, whole genome shotgun sequence genome and includes:
- the endouc gene encoding LOW QUALITY PROTEIN: poly(U)-specific endoribonuclease-C (The sequence of the model RefSeq protein was modified relative to this genomic sequence to represent the inferred CDS: inserted 2 bases in 2 codons); the protein is MGAKICRVFFLAAFVVGLNASRPTVNQEXSRLFNELWSLDVNRMTPRVDYTISVQNKAGFVSSGSHVVQDHASQPLFSHVNETRLRNITTFSRFMELLDXYEGLQVVTERVTAEELTENTLFLDAVLETDVMKRAHKYLVSKGQSSSDLRQFKSQLYLIWFNLYHRQSNSGLDSCGFEHVFVGEMKTGPQIIGFHSWIQFYLQEKNSHLDYKGYKARQHDIPDQDDHVLNLQFSWHGVVKPVSSAFIGTSPEFEMALFTVVFLINTDKSTSVLVNIDQCQMELVVIRHGRSLRTAYPKLLSSNSRHVRQHTR